From Ignavibacteriales bacterium, one genomic window encodes:
- a CDS encoding DNA-3-methyladenine glycosylase I, whose translation MLERCGWSTSDPLYQDYHDNEWGVPVHDDRKLFEMLILEGAQAGLSWITILKKREDYRKAFDKFDPSKIARYDARKKRQLLANAGIVRNRLKIDAAIGNAKAFLAVQKEFGAFDTYIWLFIGGRQKQNRWKSLKEIPPRTAESDAMSKDLKKRGFRFVGSTICYAFMQATGMVNDHITRCFKHNQRVP comes from the coding sequence ATGCTGGAACGATGCGGGTGGTCAACCTCTGATCCGTTGTATCAGGATTATCACGACAACGAATGGGGTGTTCCCGTTCACGATGATCGCAAACTGTTCGAGATGCTGATTCTCGAGGGGGCACAGGCCGGGCTCAGCTGGATCACCATTCTTAAGAAGCGTGAGGACTACCGGAAAGCGTTCGACAAGTTTGATCCGTCCAAGATCGCCCGGTACGACGCGCGTAAGAAGCGTCAACTTCTGGCAAACGCGGGAATCGTTCGTAACCGTCTGAAGATTGACGCTGCGATCGGGAATGCGAAGGCATTTCTTGCGGTGCAGAAGGAATTCGGCGCTTTCGATACCTACATCTGGCTGTTCATCGGCGGAAGACAAAAACAGAACCGATGGAAATCGTTGAAAGAGATACCACCCAGGACCGCGGAGTCGGACGCGATGAGCAAGGATCTCAAGAAACGCGGATTTCGTTTTGTCGGCTCAACGATTTGTTATGCTTTTATGCAAGCGACCGGTATGGTCAACGATCACATCACACGATGTTTCAAACACAATCAGCGTGTTCCTTAA
- a CDS encoding metallophosphoesterase — protein sequence MSQRTIFAGLWFVVVLFVVCPSARAQYVGALVPPYLQAVTNTSVYVLAESYSTDSLMVEYGLTKSYGFQSWTTSCDTTSDSTFIHNIKISSLSPNTRYHYRVVYNGSKSGDASFQTAPNPGTPFRFAWMADFRTGVTVHDTIARRVREAHPVMSLYGGDLAINAKYGSLKEQFFRPEELALIAEVPFFNTPGNHERWTQNTRAFTQAPESPSEVQEYYSFDYGDMHVLVLNNEIPYYEGSLQYRFAEHDLSSATKAWKVVINHRPGYCAGGHGEDSLMMKMSENVFVPNHVNVVFNGHSHFFQHNLVDGVHHMVIGSVGAPLYNLGTAPYVVKAAKEYNYGIIDVTPSSFDLMVYNDKGMPLDTLSLKK from the coding sequence ATGAGTCAAAGAACGATTTTTGCTGGTCTCTGGTTTGTCGTTGTTCTTTTCGTTGTGTGTCCTTCTGCGCGCGCCCAATATGTCGGAGCGTTGGTGCCACCGTACCTGCAGGCCGTCACAAACACCAGTGTCTATGTGCTTGCTGAGAGTTATTCAACAGATTCGCTGATGGTCGAGTATGGTCTCACGAAATCATACGGCTTCCAGTCCTGGACAACCTCCTGCGATACAACCAGCGACTCGACGTTCATCCACAACATCAAGATCAGCAGCCTATCGCCGAATACACGGTATCATTACAGAGTGGTGTACAATGGTTCGAAATCGGGTGATGCGTCGTTTCAGACCGCACCGAATCCCGGAACACCATTCCGTTTTGCATGGATGGCGGATTTCCGGACCGGCGTAACGGTGCATGACACCATCGCCAGACGAGTTCGCGAAGCACATCCAGTCATGTCGTTGTACGGGGGCGACTTGGCTATCAACGCCAAGTACGGATCTCTCAAGGAACAATTCTTCCGCCCGGAGGAACTCGCCCTCATTGCGGAGGTCCCATTCTTTAATACACCAGGCAACCATGAAAGATGGACGCAAAACACACGTGCGTTCACGCAGGCACCAGAGTCTCCCTCGGAAGTTCAGGAATACTATTCATTTGACTACGGCGACATGCATGTTCTTGTCCTGAACAACGAAATCCCATACTACGAGGGAAGCCTGCAATACCGGTTCGCCGAGCATGATCTCTCTAGCGCGACAAAAGCGTGGAAGGTCGTGATCAACCACAGACCCGGCTATTGCGCGGGCGGTCACGGCGAGGACAGTCTCATGATGAAAATGTCTGAGAATGTCTTCGTGCCAAATCACGTGAATGTGGTCTTCAACGGACATTCTCATTTCTTCCAGCACAATCTCGTCGATGGCGTACATCACATGGTCATCGGATCTGTCGGAGCTCCACTCTACAATCTCGGGACAGCTCCCTACGTCGTCAAGGCGGCGAAAGAGTATAACTACGGAATCATCGATGTCACTCCCTCCTCCTTCGACCTGATGGTATATAACGACAAAGGAATGCCGCTCGATACTCTATCGCTGAAAAAGTAG